A portion of the Acidisoma sp. PAMC 29798 genome contains these proteins:
- the deoC gene encoding deoxyribose-phosphate aldolase, translating to MRDMAVVPVLSPIQHDHRNPGTPLQPDWFEAIQVNLSAVERRVATLSGRRSVKKAHQAAWLIKAMTCIDLTTLAGDDTPGRVQRLAMKARRPLRDDLVEALGLADNPPTVGAVCVYPTMVAPAVRALEGSGIPVASVATGFPTGLTPLPQRLAEIRYAVDQGAREIDIVITRAHVLLGEWQALYDEVRAMRAACGPAHLKAILGTGDLRTLRNVYKASMVAMMAGADFIKTSTGKEDVNATLPVSLTMIRALRDYGERTGERIGFKPAGGLKTAKDSLSWLILMKEELGRPWLEPDLFRIGASSMLGDIERQLEHYVTGRYASASHHGLA from the coding sequence ATGCGGGACATGGCTGTCGTGCCCGTGCTGTCGCCGATCCAGCATGACCATCGCAACCCCGGCACGCCCTTGCAACCCGATTGGTTCGAGGCGATCCAGGTCAATCTCAGCGCCGTCGAGCGTCGTGTCGCGACCTTGAGTGGTCGCCGCAGCGTCAAGAAGGCGCATCAGGCCGCTTGGCTGATCAAGGCGATGACCTGTATTGATTTGACGACCCTCGCGGGTGACGACACACCGGGTCGGGTTCAGCGCCTGGCGATGAAGGCGCGGCGCCCGCTGCGCGATGATCTGGTGGAGGCTTTGGGCCTCGCCGACAATCCGCCGACCGTGGGCGCGGTCTGCGTCTACCCGACGATGGTGGCGCCGGCCGTGCGCGCCTTGGAAGGATCGGGCATTCCCGTGGCGTCGGTCGCGACCGGCTTTCCGACCGGCCTGACGCCTTTGCCGCAGCGCCTGGCTGAGATCCGATACGCGGTGGATCAGGGCGCGCGGGAAATCGACATCGTCATCACGCGCGCGCATGTGCTGCTCGGCGAATGGCAGGCGCTGTATGACGAGGTGCGGGCGATGCGTGCCGCCTGCGGTCCCGCGCATCTCAAGGCGATTCTCGGCACGGGCGACCTGCGCACGCTGCGCAATGTCTATAAGGCGAGCATGGTCGCCATGATGGCAGGTGCGGACTTCATCAAAACCTCCACCGGTAAGGAAGATGTCAATGCAACCTTGCCGGTCAGCCTGACCATGATCCGCGCCTTGCGCGACTATGGCGAGCGCACGGGGGAACGCATCGGCTTCAAACCTGCGGGCGGGTTGAAGACCGCGAAGGATAGCCTATCCTGGTTGATCCTGATGAAGGAGGAACTCGGTCGGCCGTGGCTGGAACCTGATCTATTCCGCATCGGTGCCAGTTCCATGCTGGGCGACATCGAACGTCAGCTCGAACACTACGTCACCGGCCGCTATGCCTCGGCATCGCACCACGGGCTGGCTTGA
- a CDS encoding sugar-binding transcriptional regulator, translating to MSLRTELDGDIDFRTLPAEQRELLMVQAAKCYYDLDKTMGEIAKIVGLTRWQVGRLLRDAREQGVVRIEIVPRAQRRPELETRLQRVYDLHEAIVVPSAGEDDSLVADGVAQAAGQFLAALRPRPALVGVSWGRTMAAVAYWLPRHWNPGVEVVLLNGAMNIHASTTRTNNVAELFAQAGDGRATLLPVPAIVGRAETRSVLEQDTVIARVLTLAAQTSVACFGLGGTNEDSVLVQSDYITPDDLAGLRARGAVGDVLGRFLNRAGDIVDAALDARTIGLDLSLLREKPIRIGVAVGRQKHAIVLAALRSRLVNVLVTDEGTAIAALDAEGRG from the coding sequence ATGTCCTTGCGGACTGAGCTTGATGGAGACATCGATTTCCGCACGCTGCCCGCCGAGCAACGTGAACTGCTCATGGTACAGGCTGCGAAATGCTACTACGACCTCGATAAGACGATGGGCGAGATTGCCAAGATCGTCGGGCTGACGCGTTGGCAGGTTGGCCGATTGCTCCGCGATGCGCGCGAACAAGGCGTGGTACGCATCGAGATTGTGCCACGCGCACAACGCAGACCTGAACTCGAAACTCGTCTACAACGGGTCTACGATCTCCACGAAGCGATTGTGGTGCCATCTGCGGGCGAGGATGATTCGCTCGTCGCCGATGGCGTCGCTCAGGCGGCCGGCCAGTTCCTCGCGGCCTTGCGACCGCGTCCCGCCCTTGTCGGTGTGTCCTGGGGGCGCACGATGGCGGCCGTTGCCTATTGGCTGCCCCGGCATTGGAATCCGGGTGTGGAAGTGGTGTTGCTCAACGGCGCCATGAACATCCACGCCAGCACCACACGCACGAACAACGTCGCGGAGTTGTTCGCGCAAGCCGGCGACGGTCGCGCGACCTTGCTGCCGGTGCCCGCCATCGTGGGACGTGCGGAAACGCGCTCCGTTCTCGAACAGGACACGGTCATCGCGCGAGTGCTCACCCTTGCCGCGCAGACCTCGGTGGCCTGCTTCGGTCTTGGCGGCACCAATGAGGATTCCGTCCTCGTGCAGTCGGACTATATCACCCCTGACGATCTTGCCGGGCTGCGGGCGCGCGGCGCGGTGGGCGACGTGCTCGGCCGCTTCCTCAATCGCGCGGGGGACATCGTGGACGCGGCCCTGGATGCGCGCACCATCGGGCTTGATCTGTCACTGCTGCGCGAGAAGCCAATCAGAATTGGCGTGGCGGTAGGCCGACAGAAACATGCGATCGTTCTGGCGGCCTTACGCTCCCGTCTGGTCAATGTGCTCGTCACCGATGAAGGCACAGCCATAGCGGCCCTGGACGCGGAAGGCCGGGGTTAA
- a CDS encoding galactitol-1-phosphate 5-dehydrogenase: MRAAVMYSPGDIRLEDVPMPEAGPDDVLLRVAAVGVCGSDIPRMLTKGAHRMPIICGHEFSGHVVQRGRNVTTVTEGDLVGVVPLIPCRICDQCLGGHFSRCRDYDYFGSRRDGAYAEYVAVPEGNLLRAPAGADPRAVAMTDPASIALHAIWKATPTLGARGGVIGCGPIGLFAIQWMRLMGLREVVAVDVSEEKLAMAREAGATHTFLVHEKAPEGLTCDVIVEAAGHPSSINAAVRLAAPGGHVTFIGIPVADVTLEQATFNHLLRQEVSLHGAWNSFGAPFPGPQWRVALEALTSGQLKWAFMLSHEKPLEDLPAMFGMFKGRNEFFSKVMFFPNGHAEGIATR, translated from the coding sequence ATGCGTGCTGCTGTCATGTACTCTCCCGGGGATATTCGGCTCGAAGACGTGCCGATGCCCGAAGCAGGACCGGACGATGTTCTTCTGCGTGTCGCCGCCGTGGGCGTCTGCGGCTCGGATATTCCGCGCATGTTGACCAAGGGTGCGCACCGCATGCCGATCATCTGCGGTCACGAATTCTCGGGCCATGTCGTGCAACGGGGCCGCAATGTCACGACGGTCACCGAAGGCGATCTGGTCGGCGTGGTGCCGCTCATCCCCTGCCGGATTTGCGACCAATGTCTTGGCGGTCATTTCTCGCGTTGCCGCGACTATGATTATTTCGGCAGCCGCAGGGATGGTGCCTATGCGGAATACGTGGCGGTTCCGGAAGGCAATCTTCTGCGTGCGCCGGCGGGTGCCGATCCGCGCGCCGTCGCGATGACTGATCCCGCTTCCATCGCGCTGCATGCGATTTGGAAGGCGACGCCCACGCTCGGTGCGCGGGGCGGTGTGATCGGCTGCGGTCCGATCGGCCTGTTCGCCATTCAGTGGATGCGGCTGATGGGTTTGCGTGAAGTGGTGGCGGTCGATGTCTCAGAAGAAAAGCTCGCGATGGCGCGCGAAGCGGGTGCGACGCATACCTTCCTGGTCCATGAAAAGGCGCCCGAAGGTCTCACCTGCGATGTGATTGTGGAGGCGGCGGGTCATCCGTCTTCCATCAACGCGGCGGTGCGCCTGGCGGCGCCGGGTGGACATGTCACCTTCATCGGCATTCCGGTCGCGGATGTCACTCTGGAACAGGCGACCTTCAACCATCTGCTACGCCAGGAAGTGTCCCTGCATGGCGCATGGAATTCCTTCGGCGCGCCGTTCCCCGGGCCGCAGTGGCGGGTGGCGCTTGAGGCGCTGACGTCCGGGCAGCTGAAATGGGCGTTCATGCTCTCGCATGAAAAACCGCTTGAAGATTTGCCCGCGATGTTCGGCATGTTTAAGGGTCGTAACGAGTTCTTTTCCAAAGTCATGTTCTTCCCGAATGGTCACGCGGAGGGGATTGCTACGCGATGA
- a CDS encoding FGGY-family carbohydrate kinase, whose protein sequence is MSLLLGIDFGTGGVRVGVFDLDRATMLGEAEATYATSYPRADWAEQSPTDWWAALGSACRRLMGELGHPDILGVAVGTTASTVVVCARDGTPLRPALLWMDCRAGVEAKQTARSRHPVFGGSEDGDASEWLIPKAMWLKTHEPDTYNRAAVICECLDYINFNLCDAWVASRMNATCKWNYDATAGTFPQDLYETFGIAEITDKIPTRVIPVGGAIAPITARAAAHLGLRTRPMVVQGGIDAHIGMIGAGTLDPGNMLMIGGTSVVHLFQIAPHRPLPGFWGPYPNALTNELSLVEGGQVSAGSVLSWMCDDVFGLDRAGRDALWRDAAAFPVGGTGLLTLDYLMGNRTPYRDPHLRGAIIGLALGHDRAALYRSAVEGLALASLHVLRRASSLGVEIHRVVASGGFLRNPLWLRATVDAMGLPLHIPAYQNLSILGAAGAAACGVGLVPDLYAAAAAVASPGAVIEPNAAAHAQYETLLSDYQEATVLLAPLMRRLVARRSDAAARATAPHDDSPAAPLILEEVRHG, encoded by the coding sequence ATGAGCCTGCTTCTCGGCATCGATTTCGGCACGGGTGGCGTGCGCGTCGGGGTATTTGACCTTGACCGCGCCACGATGCTGGGTGAGGCCGAAGCGACTTACGCCACCTCCTATCCGCGCGCAGATTGGGCCGAGCAATCGCCGACGGATTGGTGGGCGGCGCTGGGCAGTGCGTGCCGACGCCTGATGGGTGAACTCGGCCATCCCGATATCCTGGGCGTGGCCGTCGGCACCACGGCGTCCACGGTGGTGGTCTGCGCGCGGGACGGCACGCCCCTGCGCCCCGCACTGCTGTGGATGGATTGCCGCGCCGGTGTGGAAGCGAAGCAGACCGCCCGTTCGCGGCACCCGGTTTTCGGCGGCAGCGAAGATGGTGACGCCTCGGAATGGCTGATCCCGAAAGCCATGTGGCTCAAGACGCATGAGCCCGACACTTACAATCGCGCTGCAGTGATTTGCGAATGCCTCGATTACATCAACTTCAACCTCTGCGACGCCTGGGTCGCTTCGCGCATGAATGCGACCTGCAAATGGAACTATGACGCGACCGCCGGCACGTTTCCTCAAGATCTCTATGAGACATTCGGCATTGCGGAGATCACCGACAAGATCCCGACGCGGGTGATACCGGTCGGCGGTGCGATCGCGCCGATCACCGCGCGCGCTGCCGCGCATCTCGGCCTACGCACCCGGCCGATGGTCGTTCAAGGCGGTATCGACGCGCATATCGGCATGATCGGCGCCGGCACGCTCGATCCAGGCAATATGCTGATGATCGGTGGAACCTCCGTCGTGCATCTGTTCCAGATCGCGCCTCATCGGCCGCTGCCGGGGTTCTGGGGGCCTTATCCGAATGCGCTGACAAATGAGCTCAGCCTCGTCGAGGGCGGCCAGGTTTCCGCCGGATCGGTGCTGTCTTGGATGTGCGATGATGTGTTCGGCCTCGACCGTGCGGGGCGCGACGCGCTGTGGCGCGATGCGGCCGCCTTTCCGGTCGGCGGCACGGGGCTGCTGACGCTCGACTACCTCATGGGCAATCGTACGCCCTATCGCGACCCGCATCTCCGTGGCGCCATCATCGGCCTTGCCCTCGGCCATGATCGGGCGGCGCTGTATCGTTCGGCGGTGGAGGGGCTGGCGCTCGCCTCCCTTCATGTCTTGCGCCGTGCGTCATCGCTGGGTGTCGAGATTCATCGTGTGGTCGCCTCCGGCGGTTTCCTGCGCAATCCGCTGTGGCTGCGCGCGACGGTGGATGCGATGGGCCTTCCGCTGCATATCCCGGCCTATCAAAATCTGTCCATTCTCGGGGCCGCGGGCGCCGCGGCCTGTGGCGTTGGGCTCGTCCCCGACTTGTATGCAGCGGCGGCGGCGGTCGCGAGTCCCGGCGCGGTGATCGAGCCCAATGCTGCCGCACATGCCCAGTATGAAACCCTGCTCAGCGACTATCAGGAGGCGACCGTGCTGCTGGCTCCCCTGATGCGGCGGCTTGTCGCACGCCGATCCGATGCGGCAGCGCGCGCCACGGCGCCTCACGATGACTCACCGGCCGCGCCGTTAATTTTGGAAGAGGTTCGACATGGATAG
- a CDS encoding aldehyde dehydrogenase family protein, with protein MNQIRAILETMDYGTAPEASDIVRDWLHAHRAGFGHFIDGRFSVPEGATLRDVRDPAHDAPLALVVQGTADDVDTAVGAARRAFPAWSALPGHMRARHLYALARHVQKRERFLSVLETLDNGKPIRESRDIDIPLVARHFIHHAGWAELIDTEFPDHGPVGVCGQIIPWNFPLLMLAWKIAPALAAGNTVVLKPAEDTPLTALAFAAICQEAGLPPGVVNIVCGDGSTGSALVAHPGIDKIAFTGSTDVGRMIRVATAGSGKKLSLELGGKSPFIVFEDADLDSAVEGVVDAIWFNQGQVCCAGSRILVQEGIAPRFHAKLRARMETLRIGDPLDKSIDVGAIVSKVQLERIRSIVEQGRSEGNTIWQASGPVPETGCFYPPTLITDVSPASTVVDVEIFGPVATSMTFRTPEEAIALANNTRYGLAASIWSENINLALDAAARVKAGVIWVNGTNMFDAAAGFGGYKESGFGREGGREGMHEYLMPLWAKDSTPDDDSLPPLLSAQLSDGGLPGPVADRPTIDRTAKLYIGGKQARPDSGYSYAVTNADGTQALAGLGNRKDIRNAVEAAMKASGWSAATAHNRAQVMYYLAENLAARADDFTTILVDGGVSATDAGREVEAAISRIFWYAAQADKYDGQVHATRSRHVTLAMNEPFGVMGILCPDRAPLLAFVSMVMPAIAMGNRVIVVPSPLRPLAATEFYQVLDTSDVPGGVVNIVTGERDVLGKTLAEHDDVAALWYAGSREGSAAVERASAGNLKPTWVDGGRGRDWFDPQRGQGRDYLRRAVQVKNIWIPYGE; from the coding sequence ATGAACCAGATCAGAGCGATCCTTGAGACGATGGATTACGGAACCGCCCCGGAGGCAAGCGATATCGTGCGCGACTGGCTTCATGCGCATCGCGCGGGCTTTGGCCATTTCATCGACGGCCGGTTTTCGGTGCCCGAGGGTGCAACGCTGCGCGATGTGCGCGACCCCGCCCATGATGCGCCCCTTGCCCTCGTGGTGCAGGGCACGGCGGATGATGTCGATACCGCCGTCGGCGCCGCCCGCCGCGCCTTTCCGGCATGGTCTGCGCTGCCCGGCCATATGCGGGCGCGACACCTCTACGCACTTGCGCGGCATGTGCAGAAGCGCGAGCGGTTCCTGTCGGTGCTCGAAACCCTCGATAACGGCAAGCCGATTCGTGAGTCACGGGACATCGACATCCCACTGGTTGCACGTCATTTCATCCACCATGCCGGATGGGCGGAACTGATCGACACCGAATTTCCGGACCATGGTCCTGTCGGCGTCTGCGGACAGATCATTCCGTGGAATTTTCCGCTTCTCATGCTTGCCTGGAAGATCGCGCCGGCGCTTGCCGCGGGCAATACCGTGGTGCTCAAGCCCGCCGAGGACACCCCGCTCACCGCGCTCGCCTTCGCCGCCATCTGCCAGGAAGCGGGATTGCCGCCCGGCGTCGTCAATATCGTCTGCGGTGATGGGTCCACAGGCAGCGCTCTGGTTGCGCATCCCGGCATCGACAAGATTGCCTTCACCGGATCTACCGATGTGGGCCGCATGATCCGCGTCGCGACGGCAGGCAGCGGCAAAAAGCTCTCCCTGGAGCTTGGCGGAAAATCGCCCTTCATCGTCTTCGAGGATGCCGATCTCGATAGCGCTGTCGAAGGTGTTGTCGATGCCATCTGGTTCAATCAGGGCCAGGTCTGCTGCGCGGGGTCGCGCATCCTGGTTCAGGAAGGAATCGCACCGCGTTTCCATGCTAAGCTCCGCGCCCGGATGGAGACGTTGCGCATCGGCGATCCGCTCGACAAGTCGATCGATGTCGGCGCCATCGTCTCCAAGGTGCAGCTCGAACGCATCCGTTCCATCGTCGAGCAGGGGCGCAGTGAAGGCAACACCATTTGGCAGGCCTCTGGCCCGGTGCCGGAAACGGGGTGCTTCTATCCGCCGACCTTGATCACCGATGTGTCGCCGGCATCGACGGTTGTCGATGTCGAGATCTTCGGGCCGGTCGCGACATCAATGACATTCCGCACGCCGGAGGAAGCGATCGCGCTCGCCAATAACACGCGCTACGGCCTTGCCGCGTCAATCTGGTCCGAGAATATCAACCTCGCTTTAGATGCGGCGGCGCGCGTGAAGGCCGGTGTGATTTGGGTGAATGGCACCAATATGTTCGATGCCGCCGCAGGATTCGGTGGCTATAAGGAAAGCGGTTTCGGTCGCGAGGGCGGCCGTGAGGGGATGCACGAGTATCTCATGCCGCTATGGGCGAAGGACTCCACCCCTGATGACGACTCATTGCCGCCGCTGCTTTCGGCGCAGCTGTCTGACGGTGGACTGCCCGGACCGGTCGCGGATCGACCGACGATCGATCGGACGGCGAAGCTCTATATCGGGGGCAAACAGGCGCGGCCCGATTCCGGCTATTCCTATGCCGTCACCAATGCCGATGGCACCCAGGCTCTCGCCGGGCTCGGCAACCGCAAGGACATTCGCAACGCCGTCGAAGCGGCGATGAAGGCAAGCGGTTGGTCCGCGGCGACGGCGCATAACCGCGCCCAGGTGATGTATTATCTCGCGGAAAACCTCGCGGCGCGGGCAGACGACTTCACAACGATCTTGGTGGATGGCGGCGTGTCCGCAACCGATGCGGGCCGCGAAGTCGAGGCCGCCATAAGCCGCATCTTCTGGTACGCGGCGCAGGCCGACAAATATGATGGCCAGGTGCATGCCACCCGGTCCAGGCACGTGACGCTCGCCATGAACGAGCCCTTCGGCGTCATGGGGATTCTGTGTCCCGACCGGGCGCCGTTGCTCGCCTTCGTCTCGATGGTGATGCCTGCTATCGCGATGGGCAATCGCGTTATCGTGGTGCCCTCGCCCTTGCGTCCGCTGGCGGCGACGGAGTTCTACCAGGTTCTCGATACCAGCGACGTGCCGGGTGGTGTGGTCAACATCGTGACGGGGGAGCGTGATGTGCTTGGCAAAACCCTGGCCGAGCATGATGATGTCGCGGCCTTGTGGTATGCGGGCAGCCGCGAGGGTTCCGCTGCCGTGGAACGTGCCTCGGCAGGCAATCTCAAGCCCACCTGGGTCGATGGCGGCCGGGGTAGGGACTGGTTCGATCCCCAGCGGGGGCAGGGCCGTGACTATTTGCGGCGCGCCGTTCAGGTGAAGAACATCTGGATTCCGTATGGCGAATGA
- a CDS encoding ABC transporter permease translates to MAAPSTKVERGRVQRLDLPLLLQRWGTLVIFILIVIGASLQSPAFLTYRNIANLLQQTSGVGIMSVGMLFVILTRGIDLSVGSVSALGSVVSALLIGQFSPAATVPMVMLSGAVCGLVAGVMIAYLRLPSFVITLAVMTMARGTAFILSGGQPIMLDDSGAALSNFANGYVFGVPQPVILMFSVFIIGGIVLNFTKFGRLVKAIGSNPEAVRLSGIAVPRYVLAVYVISGALAALAGIISTGRAGVGSATVGVGAELQVIAAVVIGGASLMGGRGGVFNALLGALVLGIIGNVMNLASVPGYSQQVFMGVIIMIAVVIQQGAQIFRR, encoded by the coding sequence GTGGCGGCTCCTTCCACAAAGGTTGAGCGCGGCCGTGTGCAGCGGCTCGATCTTCCGCTTCTGCTCCAGCGATGGGGCACGCTGGTGATCTTCATCCTCATCGTCATCGGCGCTTCGCTGCAATCACCGGCTTTCCTGACCTATCGCAACATCGCCAATTTGCTGCAGCAGACTTCGGGTGTCGGCATCATGTCGGTGGGCATGCTGTTCGTGATTCTGACGCGCGGCATCGATCTTTCGGTGGGCTCAGTATCGGCGCTCGGCAGTGTCGTCTCCGCCCTTCTGATCGGGCAGTTCTCGCCGGCCGCGACCGTGCCCATGGTGATGCTGTCGGGCGCTGTCTGCGGTCTCGTTGCCGGCGTCATGATCGCCTATCTGCGGCTGCCGTCTTTCGTGATCACGCTCGCTGTTATGACGATGGCGCGTGGCACGGCCTTCATCCTGTCTGGCGGCCAGCCGATCATGCTGGACGATAGTGGCGCCGCACTCTCAAACTTCGCCAACGGATACGTGTTCGGCGTGCCCCAGCCGGTCATTTTGATGTTCTCGGTCTTCATCATCGGCGGCATCGTTCTCAATTTCACGAAGTTCGGCCGGTTGGTGAAGGCCATCGGATCTAACCCAGAGGCGGTGCGCCTGTCCGGAATTGCTGTCCCCCGCTACGTTCTCGCCGTCTACGTCATCTCCGGCGCATTGGCCGCTTTGGCCGGCATCATTTCGACGGGCCGTGCCGGTGTCGGCTCCGCGACCGTTGGCGTGGGGGCCGAACTTCAAGTCATTGCCGCCGTCGTCATCGGTGGCGCCAGCCTGATGGGCGGTCGCGGTGGAGTCTTCAACGCCCTGCTCGGCGCACTCGTCCTCGGCATCATCGGCAATGTCATGAATTTGGCGAGTGTTCCCGGTTACAGCCAACAGGTTTTCATGGGGGTGATCATCATGATTGCCGTCGTTATTCAACAAGGCGCGCAAATCTTCCGACGATAG